The Bacilli bacterium genome contains the following window.
ACATCCATCATCGCGCCAAAAATGCCGGTGGCGACCGAAATGCCCTCCGCTTGCAAATAATCGTTGAAGGCGCGATAGATTTCTTCCGCGTAATCGGGACGGGCGGCCGCCATGAAGTTCGGCCTTCTGCCTTTTTTGCAATCCCCGTAAAGCGTAAATTGCGACACCGATAAAATTTGCCCCCGCACATCCTTGACGGATAAATTCATTTTCCCTTGCCCGTCTTCAAAGATGCGCAAATTCGCCACCTTTTCCGCCAAATATTTGGCGTCTTCGGGCGTATCGTCATGCGTGACGCCAACCAAAAGCGTCAGGCCAAAGTCAATTTGCCCTGCCGTTTTTCCCGCAACCGTAACACATGCGTGTTTGCTTCGTTGTACAACCACTCTCATTGGCTTTTCTCCTATTGCA
Protein-coding sequences here:
- the dtd gene encoding D-aminoacyl-tRNA deacylase, with translation MRVVVQRSKHACVTVAGKTAGQIDFGLTLLVGVTHDDTPEDAKYLAEKVANLRIFEDGQGKMNLSVKDVRGQILSVSQFTLYGDCKKGRRPNFMAAARPDYAEEIYRAFNDYLQAEGISVATGIFGAMMDVELVNWGPVTLIVDSKG